TGGAGGAATAGGTCACAGGGGATATGCCCTTGAAGGGACTCAGTTTCTCTACTACTCTCACCTTGTGCACCATGAGGTCATCAGCTTGGCAGTATCACAGGCACCCTGCTAGGAATTCACTACCTTGACTCAGGCACAAAACAATAGGGTCCAGTGGCCATGGAGTGACCATAGATGGACATCTCTCTCTGAAATTATGAGCCAACATGAatcaatattttgattatgtttattGCATCCAACATTggataacagcaacagaaagctggtTAACAAGCACATCTGCACTATTGCTTGTGGTTGAAACAGCCTACCTGTTGCtcaatttaaataataacaaGCCAGCTGgccgttggtggcacatgcctttcatcccagcactcaggaggcagagtcaggcagatctctatgagttcgaggtcagcctggactacacagagcaagatccaagacaggtaccaaaactacacagagaaaccctgtctcgaaaaaaataataataataataatagcatgcCTCGGGTATCCCTCTATGAGGCTGGGAAGCTCCACGGTCATCACGAGAATCACTTGACCCCAAAAGAACCAACTCACAAAGACATAAGAGCAGACAGCTacaaccctgggtcctctgccctTCAGATTTCTGGGGGAAAAGATGAGGCTTCCACTTAAAGCAGATCTCTCCTTTGCACAGGCAGTGAGGCATGCTATGTTCAGATGTTAGCCACAATGAAGGCTGAGTACTCAGCTCTAAACTCCAGCAATGGAAATATCAatctaagtttttcttttaacttatcTTTGTGTAATCCCATCTCGGCATTGCTACAGTCCAACTTACCTGATCCTAAGCACGTTCTCTATCTCACACCATAGACATTCACACTAAAATGAGGATGACTGTTTAAGTATAATCATCTAGAAAGTCCAGAAAACTAAAGGTAGGTTTTTCTTTAGATATATTTAGACTTGGAAGACAACAGAGCTCAGTGATATTTAGTGAACCATATTCCATCAACTTCTTAGAATCTCTTCAATCCATTAATAAGGAAGTCATTCATCCAATGTACCCTTCTATTTTCATGtaatattaattttgttatagtaaACATTTTTAACATACTTTATGGTTTCAATACTATTTCTCctacaaatttttattttgttgggacAACCTTATGAATtgaattataatatttatatacaatgaaatatgaagtCTAGACATAACCATTGATTTCTGCAATTGATTTTCAAACAGTTCATAAGGGACAAATTCAAGCTTCATGGGGGAAAAAATGATATATAGAAATAGGAAGCAGATTTCAGCCCCAGCAGCAGACCAACAGGTAAGAGTCCTGTGGTCAGGTAGTACCACCACTGCTACCCATTGAGCCCTATAACCTACAAGACCCCCTCCATTGCCCAAACATACCAAACCCATCAttccccaccacccccaaccccagtcaACCATTTACCACAAAATCATCAACCactagaggcacaagcaccacctgcAACATTTGGTGACTGGTCTTGAAAGACCCGAGCCCTTCAGGCTTAGACCCCCAAGCctcaagaaaagagaaacttcaagcaccaggaaatgagaaactaaaaatctagttccaagagcaagctgactcagccattgttcaatctcccctgcaaccatataacagtgtaaagagatttctgttaagagatgtgctcaactgtgactgggatagttgcaggtgttccaggaaggaccactgtgacctttgtgtaaactccactcctgccctgataccccccttgaggtttcaggaaaaatgtacctgttgatgtaactgtaccccctttgtgatcactctgtacccagaccatgatcttgtgaaacaaaattgtatgggaattgtaatcttatggcttttgtgagtttttcctttaaaaatcccCATGTGGCTggagtaagatgcggctcttgcccttaggagcagggtttgcccttctatatagaagctttaataaatcctcctgctattgcatcaactggactggagtctgggttcttggggcacccacttgagaccctaaactttggggtccaataGTCTCCCAGCTTAACTGCTCCAGTCCCTAGGCCCTACAGGCTGGATCTGTCCCATGACCCTCCCCCTGCCATCTCAGCTTCAGCAGCCAGCTAACAGGTAAGAGTCCTGCAGGCAGGTTGTTCTACCAGTACCTCCACTCGCTGGACTCTGTAACCTGTAAGACCCACTCCACAGCCCAAAACATCTGAGGCTATCATCCTCCCCCTGGCCAAGCATCTGccaaaaagtcacagaaaatatatgcaacaaaatcatagaagaaaacttttcccaatttaaaggacatgcctatgaagatacaagaagcttactgaatatcaaatagattggaccaaaagaaaaagtccccttgccacataataatcaaaacactaaacatacagaataaagaaagaatattaagaggagcaaaggaaaaagtccaagtgacttgtaaaggcagacccatcagaattaCAGTCAACTTCTCAACGGAGATCCTGAAAGCCAGAAAGTCCAGTacagatgttttgcagacactaagacatcatggatgccagcccagactccTAAAGctagcaaaacttttaatcacaaaagatggagaaaacaagatattccatgacaaaaccagatttaaacaatacttatccacaaatacagacctacagaaagtactagaaggaaaacttcaacaggaggaagttagctgcacccacaaaaacacagttAATAGATAATCTTAAACcagaaaatcccaaagaaggaaaacacacacacacacacacacacacacacacacacacacagagagagagagagagagagagagagagagagagagagacagagagagagagagagagagagagagagagagagagagagagagagagactaccaccatcaacaataaaaccaaaaaaagggcaggtgctgtgggatgtctttctgtatgctgtgaatatgtgttattcCCAtgggctaataaataaagctgccttagcctatgacagggcaggatagagccaggtaggaaaacccaagagagatagtgagaggagaaagtaGAGTAAAGGGGAGATACCAAACCACTGTTCAAAGAGTAACATGTATTGGggcacaggtaaagtcacagaacatgtggcaatatatagattaatagttatgggttgagttaagttataagagctagctagtaagaagcctgagccataggcaatataatttgcaattaatattaagcctctgaatgattattttataagtggctgtgggacaatGGGACCagatgggaccagagaaacttccctctacaaacaggaattaacaatcacttgtaaagggtagctgttccagctttgaccttgaagcaccacctcAGTGGGGCAGCTgataactgtcacacctacatatgacatgcccctggggcgtggctgaGATGAGAACCCTTAAGACCCCAGATCCATCCTTGATCCAactcctcatgatcctggatgcttgATGGCAGACCCAGTCAGTGTTCTCCAGGGAACTccactggactgcacctcacctctccaggatcctgtaaccaacccatTTACTGGCTacaagttaccccaaaataaacccccTTTTAACCACATGGAGTTGCCTTTTTAAATCCCTGCATTATCTGGTTCCCAATGTGGGGCAAACTCCAGTCGCCTCCACCCTCAGCCTCTTCTCTCttgtattgtacctatacagctaaTCTCACAATTAATGTAAATTTCTTGAatgctattattacaaactatttatgatagtaaagaaatgcaggttagtagttagtcacctattacaatcaaatttgtagtcatgatatatagatagatagatagagatatagatataaatatatcaaGGTCAAACAgtggtatattttagatagacaggtggtcttcaaacacttcagagatctacagaatatggcatttaagatggtTTAACAACataaagggtttttttgtttgtttgtttgttttttgttttttttcttaatgacaatgagaaatgtctgttcctggaagcaccaatcaacttcaaggaagatgatgggtattgaagaaagtccatatggagtttactctctctgtggcaaaagttagccactgggcaagaaagtgcccttgcctctactgctgacagtatgctgtccaaactgggcaagcaggacagaaaagaaagtgactgcagaactttcCCAAGACAAGGAAGGAtggtccttcaaaaatcctgcttcacagataagtctgtcagatattctaggcctatagggcaaagatggatgctccaactttgcagaggaaccttggttgactatccaggcagccagctatttctgtccTTGGTAGTTGTTTgttctacacttcctgtttactggggcaatagtatatccttctcagatctctgacggagttgaagactagatagctatagttATCTTTTTACCAGACTCAGAAGAAAAACTTACTAAAGAGGTGTACAGTGTAtaaagttgagagacataaaaagacagtctaggccgggcgtggtggcgcacgcctttaatcccagcactcgggaggcagagccaggcggatctctgtgagttcgaggccagcctgggctaccaagtgagctccaggaaaggcgcaaagctacacagagaaaccctgtctcgggaaaaaaaaaaaaaaaaaaaaaaaaaaaaaaagacagtctagggttggtaatgcaagttagaatagaaagtgaattaggtaaggcactttggactcaccaagattggatagataatggagtgttttctctgaatttgtcaaatgctaatggaccaGACATATTGTAATTCTTGCCTctctatatatttgtatatagttattgtacttattgcatatagttttccTATGTTAGACAAAAAAACCTTTGCTTGCTTTtcgtttagattttttttaaaaagcagaaataatgTATGATATTTCGTTTGTTTTCTGACAAACTAAGCttgactggagatcagagggtggatcTAGCCTCTACTTAaccatagaagtcaggcaatggtggcacacacctttaatcccagcacttgggaagagggagcaggaagatcaggaagttcaaggccaccccggctacaccagtctaaaagagaaacagagccaggtggtgttggtacacgcctttaatcccagcactagggaggtggagaagactttagtcccagcactagggcgGTAGacacaggaatataaggtgagtGGAGACAAGATCTGAGCCTTTTAGGTATGAGGATTCAGAGAGATCACTGTTGGCTGCTTCTTTGCTTCTCATTTCTTCAGATTGTTAACAGggtatttgactcctggtttttattgataaaactaAATAGGATCATGCTTCAGGGAGGAGCTTGATCCTGCCCCAATTTGGTATGCTATAAATTATTGACACCATGGGagcttaccctttctgaggagtggaatgggctgggaggtgggggaagggaataagaggagaggaggaagggaaaactgtggttggtatgtaaaatatatatatatatatatatatatatatatatatatatatatatatatatatatatatatatatattggttttttcgagacagggtttctctgtgtagctttgcgcctttcctggagctcacttggtagcccaggctggcctcgaactcacagagatccgcctggctctgcctcccgagtgctgggattaaaggcgtgcgccaccacgcccggctcgtaaaataattttttaaacaatgtaataactttttgaaaaaacaaagaacatcTAACCCATAATCCTGTTCAATGGAATTTAGCGCCTTCCTGGAGGCGTGGCCGGTTGCTGGGTGTGGCCGAAGCTCCTGGGAAAACTCTGCAGAGAGTCCTTAAAGCcagtcagctctgaaatcagAACCACTTCCCAGAGACCTcacaggaagactgaggcagaggtgAGGCTCTGGGCGCTGACAGACATGGCTAACACAGAAGTCGGGAAGGCTGGATCTGTGAATTCTGAGGAGCTCAGTCCTTCACCCAAGAGAAAGCAGCCTGTAGACCAGAAGGGAGAAGATGAAGAGGCTTCGCCTTCGGAAAGTGGGGGAAACAGCGGTAAGAGCTCCCCGGAGGTGTCTCCCGTGAGACAAGGGAACAGCAGGCAGAGTCCTAGGGAGGCCAAGAACTCCAGGCAGAAGGGATCTCGGCATAGCTCAGGTGGCTCCCGCCTTGAAGAGAAGAGGAGTGCGAGCCCACCTCCCaccagaaagagaggaagggacaaGCCTGAGTCTACCAGAGCGAAACAACACCGGGCAAGAGATTCCCGGCACTCAAAACAGCCTGTCAAGGACAGAAAGGCCCACGCTAGATCAACTGGGCGGACTGGCCGGCGGCACAGGCATCGCAGAGACACCCTCGCCGCTCCATACAACTCTCTCAAGAGGCGCAGACAACATTCTCCAGAAGCCCGCTCATCCAGGTCGCTCTCACCGCTGTCCAGAGTCATCTCCCACGTGGGTGCCTTGGAGGTGGTCCTGGAAAACCTGCAGGTCCCTGGAGGGGCCTTCCTGCGTGTGCCCTCCAGCAGCAGGGAGCCCAGCGCCTCGCAGCGCGCCTGGCTCACATGGCAGCTGTCCCATGCTGGGGCCGCGCTGCACTGGGCGCTTTACACAGTCAATTACATCTTGGCTGTGCAGGCCTGGATGCCGAGATAGACCTAGCTCCATGCTGACTCCTCCATGGCCCTAGACCAGTGcccacctcctctcttctcctcctctctcctccttccctcctctctcctccctttccctcttctctcctctcctctcccaagaCCCAGGCCAAGTGGCCAAGGAACCCGGCGCCCCCGCCCTTCATCTCCCAGTACTTCACTGGATGGAAGGAAGCATGCTGGAcctgagcagagcagagaaaCCCGTGTGTCGTGAGCCCACCTGAGTACCAAACAGACTCCCTCTCCTGAGGGACTCCACCCTAGAGCCTGGAGACTACAGCAATGACAGCTGACCTGACTCTGCAGAAGACTCACTGGGGACTTGGACTGTGGAGTGAAAGCCTTCTCTGATGTTGACCACCTTCACATCTGCAGGTGCCTTGGGGATCATCTGAAAAAGGACTGCCTCTTAGAATCAAATCAGCAAATGCAGGTTGGGTCATTGTGCAGACAGGCTCCCACTTTTTTGAATGGGGTCAATCATGCCAATTGAGTGTTGAACTTGATTTCTTTCTGCTGGGCCCTTAGACACTGGCAGAAATCCTGACTTTGCATCAGATTGGCAAACTTGGATTGCAAACTTGTCTACGCTTTGGGTTTGTGATGAAATTCAGGCCACCACTCACCCACAGTTGATTAGATTTTCTTTGTGAGAGAGTCAGTCAATCAATTTTAAATCTGTGATGGGTTAAGTTTAATCTATTTACtgtaacaggtttttttttttttaaatcatttaataaaACTGTAAACCTGGTATGgcagaatgtctttttttttttaaatttttactttttccccccattttacataacaaccactgttcctcctccctcccttttgtcATCTGCCCCTTACTTCCCCCCATCCCACACCCCATTCACTTCTCATAGGGGgtgaggcctcccttgggtagtcaacacaggctggtataccaagttgaggcaggactaatcCTCACGCCCCATCAAGGCTGAGTTAGGCATCCCACTAtggggaatgggctctaaaaagccagttcatgtatgcaggataggtcctggtcccattgccaggggcctcacaaacagatcTGTCCACACCATTGTCACCTACATTCAGAGTGCCTACtttggtcccatgtaggctctccagctgtcagtccagaatgTGTCTTTAAAACAGGATAAGAGGTTGAGGTGACACCAGAGAATTCCTCAGAAATTCAAGTGCAGCTTGGTTTAAAAAAGAACCAGGCTTACCAGGGCTttatatatagtaagaccctatctaaaaaaataaaaaataaaaaaaaaaatcaaaccaacaacATACAAGTAATTTGAAGTaagatatatttgtttttctttatctgaaGAATTGATTTTAGCTGAAATGATTGGCAAACAATATTATAGCTGATATTGTGATGCTCTCTCATTTTCGAATTCAGGAAAATTAACAAGCAGAAGCaatttttgtggtgatattttatttgtccatcccaataaaatttatctgtggatcagagggaaaagcttgccaatataataaacatagaggtggacagtggtagcacacgcctttaatcctagcattgggaggcagagatccacctggatatctgtgagttcaaggccacactgggaacacagccaggtgtgttgacacaagcctttaattctaacactaaccatggaggtctggaggtctgtacagacagacaggaagtgatgtagctgagcagagagaggaagcaagagggcagggacagaaaggatataggcatgagtatataggaagtaggtctctttggctgaggatttctagaggtaagaacatggctggcttctttctgcttccctgatctctcagtttttacctcaatatctggctctgggttttgtttgtttgtttgtttaataagaccatttagaaattcatcttacAAATTTTCAACTCTTAAGCTAATGTGTCATAAACAGTATTTTGTAAGATAGTATAGTTTCTACTTTAGGTCATCTGAATAGTAAAGAAGCACAGAGGGTATGCATAAAATAACATGGAATGCTAGCAATTTATTTACCAGAAAAAAAAGGATGATATAGCTTAAAGGTGTACATATTAAACACATGGaattaaaatgaatcataaatGAGATGTGATCCAATTAAATCCATTTAATTATGGAAGGGCAGGGAATACATTATATGAGCATAACATCCAGCTTGAGGCAAAGGGTTCATCTAAGAGACAAGCTATAAAAGTCAAAGCAAATCTGGTCATAAACAATGCTCTTCTGCACAGACCTCAAATAGCTCAGGAGACAACAAAATCT
This is a stretch of genomic DNA from Peromyscus leucopus breed LL Stock chromosome 18, UCI_PerLeu_2.1, whole genome shotgun sequence. It encodes these proteins:
- the LOC119089248 gene encoding CLK4-associating serine/arginine rich protein-like, whose translation is MANTEVGKAGSVNSEELSPSPKRKQPVDQKGEDEEASPSESGGNSGKSSPEVSPVRQGNSRQSPREAKNSRQKGSRHSSGGSRLEEKRSASPPPTRKRGRDKPESTRAKQHRARDSRHSKQPVKDRKAHARSTGRTGRRHRHRRDTLAAPYNSLKRRRQHSPEARSSRSLSPLSRVISHVGALEVVLENLQVPGGAFLRVPSSSREPSASQRAWLTWQLSHAGAALHWALYTVNYILAVQAWMPR